A single genomic interval of Amycolatopsis albispora harbors:
- a CDS encoding trypsin-like serine peptidase, whose protein sequence is MTRRLLGAILPATAAFALVSAMPAAAETAAVDFAGAVALSNCSGSVVRTASAAADDPALVLTNGHCLEEGFPEAGEVIVDQPSARTFSLLNADGSGPIGELRANRLEYATMTGTDAALYRLDVSYTQIEQSYGIKALELAARPEEGAAISVVSGYWQKIYSCSVDGFVHELREADWTWQDSIRYTPECDTIGGTSGSPIVDNASGKVVGVNNTGNESGERCTMNNPCEVDEQGNVTVRHGRNYGQQTHQIPGCLTAGSRIDLNQAGCELPKPSSLLKSLVRP, encoded by the coding sequence ATGACCCGACGCCTGCTGGGCGCCATCCTGCCTGCCACGGCCGCGTTCGCGCTGGTCAGCGCCATGCCGGCGGCCGCGGAAACCGCGGCCGTGGACTTCGCCGGCGCGGTCGCGCTGTCGAACTGCTCCGGCTCGGTCGTCAGAACCGCTTCGGCGGCGGCGGACGACCCGGCCCTGGTGCTGACCAACGGCCACTGCCTGGAAGAAGGCTTCCCCGAGGCCGGCGAGGTAATCGTCGACCAGCCGTCCGCACGGACCTTCTCCCTGCTCAACGCGGACGGCTCCGGTCCGATCGGCGAGTTGCGCGCCAACCGGCTGGAGTACGCCACGATGACCGGGACGGATGCCGCGCTCTACCGGCTTGATGTCAGTTACACCCAGATAGAGCAGTCCTACGGCATCAAGGCGCTCGAGTTGGCCGCCCGGCCGGAGGAAGGCGCCGCGATCAGCGTGGTGTCCGGTTACTGGCAGAAGATCTACAGCTGCTCGGTGGACGGTTTTGTGCACGAACTGCGGGAAGCCGACTGGACCTGGCAGGACTCGATCCGGTACACGCCGGAGTGCGACACCATCGGCGGGACCTCAGGCTCCCCGATCGTGGACAACGCCAGCGGCAAGGTGGTCGGCGTGAACAACACCGGCAACGAGTCCGGTGAGCGGTGCACCATGAACAACCCGTGCGAGGTGGACGAGCAGGGCAACGTGACCGTCCGCCACGGCCGCAACTACGGCCAGCAGACGCACCAGATCCCCGGCTGCCTGACCGCGGGTAGCCGGATCGACCTGAACCAGGCCGGCTGCGAGCTGCCCAAGCCGTCCTCCCTGCTCAAATCGCTGGTCAGGCCATAG
- a CDS encoding sodium-translocating pyrophosphatase → MSRQFLAEGPVLSGGDYSIVAVVAVVALAALVVGYFLLKEVLAAGQGTEKMQEIAKAVQEGAAAYLKRQRNTLAVFGVIVFLLLFALPAEDLNERIGRSIFFLVGAGFSFAIGYLGMWLATQANLRVAAASREDGGREKAMRVAFRTGGAVGMATVGLGLFGAAVVVLVYAGQAPKVLEGFGFGAALIAMFMRVGGGIFTKAADVGADLVGKVEQNIPEDDPRNAATIADNVGDNVGDCAGMAADLFESYAVTLVAALILGSVAFGVDGLLFPLIVPAIGVITAVIGVYITKAKVGESGLTTINKAFYISAVISAVLSTIAAFVFLPGSFADFGTEFAQHTGNPAVIATVSVIIGIVLAGIILWLTGYFTGTEYKPVKDVGKTSETGPATVILSGLSVGFESAVYTAIVIGGAVFGAYLLGGSVALFAVALAGTGLLTTVGVIVAMDTFGPVSDNAQGIAEMSGDVDEKAAAILTELDAVGNTTKAITKGIAIATAVLAATALFGSYQDSIRQALEGVTGATTDAMKWFVSDIVSPNTLVGVLLGAAVVFLFSGLAINAVSRAAGAVVYEVRRQFRDIPGIMEGTTRPEYGRVVDIVTRDSLRELATPGLLAVFAPIAVGFGLGTGALAGYLGGAIATGTLMAVFLANSGGAWDNAKKLVEDGHHGGKGSEAHAATVIGDTVGDPFKDTAGPAINPLIKVMNLVSLLIAPAVVQFSIGEDASVGIRVAISLVAVAIIVVAIVVSKRRSTSIADTPANAEAAKAS, encoded by the coding sequence ATGTCCCGGCAGTTCCTCGCGGAGGGCCCAGTGCTCTCCGGAGGTGACTACAGCATCGTGGCTGTGGTCGCCGTGGTCGCCCTTGCCGCACTCGTCGTTGGCTATTTCCTGCTCAAGGAGGTGCTGGCCGCCGGCCAGGGCACCGAGAAGATGCAGGAGATCGCCAAGGCGGTGCAGGAAGGCGCGGCCGCCTACCTCAAGCGCCAGCGCAACACCCTCGCCGTCTTCGGCGTGATCGTGTTCCTGCTGCTGTTCGCGTTGCCGGCGGAGGACCTGAACGAGCGCATCGGGCGGTCGATCTTCTTCCTCGTCGGCGCGGGGTTCTCGTTCGCGATCGGTTATCTCGGCATGTGGCTCGCCACGCAGGCGAACCTCAGGGTCGCGGCCGCCTCGCGCGAGGACGGCGGCAGGGAGAAAGCCATGCGCGTCGCCTTCCGCACCGGCGGTGCGGTCGGCATGGCGACGGTCGGCCTCGGCCTGTTCGGCGCCGCGGTCGTCGTGCTGGTGTACGCGGGCCAGGCCCCGAAGGTGCTCGAAGGTTTCGGCTTCGGTGCCGCGCTGATCGCCATGTTCATGCGGGTCGGCGGCGGCATCTTCACCAAGGCCGCCGACGTGGGCGCGGACCTGGTCGGCAAGGTGGAGCAGAACATTCCCGAGGACGACCCCCGCAACGCCGCCACCATCGCCGACAACGTCGGTGACAACGTGGGTGACTGCGCCGGCATGGCCGCGGACCTGTTCGAGTCCTACGCGGTGACCCTGGTCGCCGCGCTCATCCTGGGCAGCGTGGCCTTCGGGGTGGACGGGCTGCTGTTCCCGCTGATCGTGCCGGCCATCGGCGTGATCACCGCGGTGATCGGGGTCTACATCACCAAGGCGAAGGTCGGCGAAAGCGGGCTGACCACGATCAACAAGGCGTTCTACATCTCCGCGGTGATCTCCGCGGTGCTGTCCACCATCGCCGCGTTCGTCTTCCTGCCCGGCAGCTTCGCCGACTTCGGCACCGAGTTCGCCCAGCACACCGGCAACCCGGCGGTGATCGCCACCGTCTCGGTGATCATCGGCATCGTGCTGGCCGGCATCATCCTGTGGCTGACCGGCTACTTCACCGGCACCGAGTACAAGCCGGTCAAGGACGTGGGCAAGACCTCGGAAACCGGCCCGGCGACGGTCATCCTGTCCGGCCTGTCGGTCGGGTTCGAGTCGGCCGTCTACACCGCCATCGTGATCGGCGGCGCGGTGTTCGGCGCCTACCTGCTCGGCGGCTCGGTCGCGTTGTTCGCGGTCGCGCTGGCCGGCACCGGCCTGCTGACCACCGTCGGCGTCATCGTCGCGATGGACACCTTCGGCCCGGTTTCGGACAACGCGCAGGGCATCGCCGAGATGTCCGGTGACGTGGACGAGAAGGCGGCGGCGATCCTGACCGAGCTGGACGCGGTCGGCAACACCACCAAGGCGATCACCAAGGGCATCGCGATCGCCACCGCGGTGCTCGCGGCGACCGCGTTGTTCGGCTCCTACCAGGACTCGATCCGGCAGGCGCTGGAAGGCGTCACCGGCGCGACCACGGACGCGATGAAGTGGTTCGTCAGCGACATCGTCAGCCCGAACACGCTGGTCGGCGTGCTGCTCGGTGCCGCGGTGGTGTTCCTGTTCTCCGGGCTGGCCATCAACGCGGTCTCCCGCGCGGCCGGTGCGGTGGTCTACGAGGTGCGCCGCCAGTTCCGCGACATCCCCGGGATCATGGAGGGCACCACCCGGCCCGAGTACGGCCGCGTGGTCGACATCGTCACCCGCGACTCGCTGCGTGAGCTGGCCACCCCCGGCCTGCTCGCGGTGTTCGCGCCGATCGCCGTCGGCTTCGGCCTCGGCACCGGCGCGCTGGCCGGGTACCTGGGCGGCGCGATCGCCACCGGCACGCTGATGGCGGTGTTCCTGGCCAACTCCGGTGGGGCGTGGGACAACGCGAAGAAGCTGGTCGAGGACGGGCACCACGGCGGCAAGGGCTCCGAGGCCCACGCCGCCACCGTCATCGGTGACACCGTCGGTGACCCGTTCAAGGACACCGCGGGCCCGGCGATCAACCCGCTGATCAAGGTGATGAACCTGGTCTCGCTGCTGATCGCGCCCGCGGTGGTGCAGTTCTCCATCGGCGAGGACGCGTCGGTGGGCATCCGGGTGGCCATCTCGCTGGTCGCGGTGGCGATCATCGTGGTGGCGATCGTGGTGTCGAAGCGGCGGAGCACCTCCATCGCCGACACCCCGGCGAACGCGGAGGCCGCGAAGGCGTCCTGA